One Fibrobacter sp. UWEL genomic window, TGAACCTGCGTATGGATATTCATGCTAAGACCGAGTCTGGAATGCATATTGATATCGAGATGCAGAAGATGTCTCTGACCTTTTTTGTAGAACGGGCAATCCTCCAGGAGAGTGCTTTCCTGTGTGTGGAAAAGAAGCGTTTTGATGCTGTCATTCGCGAAAAGTATCCTTCTGACAGCAGGGAGGATGTGGCTGCACGGGAACGTTTCCGCTACGACATTCCTCACGTATATAGCATCTGGATTTGCGACTTTAACGTCAACGACATTGGCGAATATTACGATAGCTGGCATGTCTATAGCGACGAGGCTGTAAAACGTAGTGCATC contains:
- a CDS encoding PD-(D/E)XK nuclease family transposase; protein product: MATFEENQKLESALRAVGASPQQEKSRFEELYEKYSKSKYLDPRLDPGFKRLLKNGPAMVSFLNAILHKKTDLITHVDFLDSELEVHATDLLNLRMDIHAKTESGMHIDIEMQKMSLTFFVERAILQESAFLCVEKKRFDAVIREKYPSDSREDVAARERFRYDIPHVYSIWICDFNVNDIGEYYDSWHVYSDEAVKRSAS